From Thalassococcus sp. S3, one genomic window encodes:
- a CDS encoding DNA methyltransferase yields the protein MQSNHIIHGDSADILAEFPAGSIDLIVTDPPYLVNYRDRTGRQLCNDDNPDGVLPVFAPMARAMKPDSYAICFAGWSALSQFSPAWQAAGLRIVGEIVWHKRYASRQGFTQYRHESAYVLAKGHPPMPKHPLPSVMAWVYSGNKSHPTEKAVEVLTPLIRCFSKPGGLICDPFSGSGSTSVAAALSGRDYLGIDIDPKHVEIAKARLAGVARFQSARAA from the coding sequence ATGCAAAGCAATCATATCATTCACGGCGATAGCGCCGATATTCTGGCAGAGTTTCCCGCAGGCTCCATAGACCTGATCGTTACCGATCCGCCCTATCTGGTGAACTATCGCGACCGGACCGGGCGGCAGCTTTGCAATGACGACAACCCCGACGGCGTTCTGCCTGTCTTTGCACCCATGGCGCGGGCGATGAAGCCGGATAGCTATGCGATCTGTTTTGCGGGCTGGTCCGCATTGTCGCAATTCTCGCCGGCATGGCAGGCGGCGGGCCTGCGGATCGTGGGGGAGATTGTCTGGCACAAGCGCTATGCGTCGCGCCAAGGCTTCACCCAATACCGTCATGAAAGCGCCTATGTGCTGGCAAAGGGCCACCCGCCGATGCCGAAACACCCGCTGCCCAGCGTGATGGCGTGGGTTTACTCCGGCAATAAAAGCCACCCTACCGAGAAAGCCGTGGAGGTTCTGACGCCGCTCATTCGGTGTTTCTCCAAACCGGGGGGTTTGATCTGCGATCCGTTCTCCGGGTCGGGGAGCACAAGCGTGGCGGCAGCTCTGAGCGGGCGCGATTATCTTGGCATCGACATCGACCCCAAGCATGTCGAGATCGCCAAAGCCCGGCTGGCAGGTGTGGCCCGCTTTCAAAGCGCGCGGGCTGCGTGA
- a CDS encoding H-NS family nucleoid-associated regulatory protein: MTDIDWDALSLEELKQIQKQAEKAIASFEARRRKEALAAVEAAAAEMGFTLNDLMGAPKTRASKAAPKYAHPENPALTWSGRGRQPNWVKAALENGSTLDDLLIAK; encoded by the coding sequence ATGACCGACATTGACTGGGATGCGCTGTCGCTTGAGGAGCTCAAGCAAATCCAGAAACAGGCGGAGAAAGCCATTGCGAGCTTCGAGGCGCGCCGCCGGAAAGAGGCTTTGGCAGCCGTAGAAGCCGCAGCCGCGGAAATGGGATTTACGCTGAATGATCTCATGGGGGCACCCAAGACCCGCGCGTCAAAGGCCGCTCCGAAATACGCCCACCCTGAAAACCCTGCGTTGACCTGGAGCGGACGGGGACGTCAGCCGAATTGGGTCAAAGCGGCGTTGGAGAACGGCAGCACCTTGGACGATCTGTTGATCGCAAAGTGA
- a CDS encoding transposase, producing MRKIPRHIREDARDIARQIAKTDAYTDASRRRKKVEMLFAHLKKILQLDRLRLRGPNGAKDEFLLAATAQNPRKLAELRTAAPYIAYKPSKTGFGNQINPKQLRTFSTTSAVCSVLQSRLPAPTAINIRFTPTVISAVA from the coding sequence ATCCGCAAAATCCCCCGGCACATCCGCGAAGATGCCCGCGATATAGCGCGCCAGATCGCAAAGACGGATGCCTATACCGACGCCAGCCGACGACGCAAGAAGGTCGAAATGCTCTTCGCGCATCTCAAGAAGATACTGCAGCTGGACCGTCTCCGCCTTCGCGGACCAAACGGAGCGAAAGACGAATTCCTTCTCGCAGCAACCGCCCAAAACCCCCGCAAGTTGGCAGAGCTGCGCACCGCCGCCCCATACATCGCCTATAAGCCTTCAAAGACAGGCTTCGGAAACCAAATCAATCCCAAACAACTACGGACTTTTTCAACAACATCTGCCGTCTGCTCAGTTCTGCAAAGTCGGCTTCCTGCACCAACCGCCATCAACATACGCTTTACGCCAACAGTGATTTCCGCCGTAGCATGA
- a CDS encoding serine hydrolase, with translation MTDKDKSDDAQEHATRRYEARIGLYKVIFGTFAIGALGVIVPGAIDWWSFTAEQQRVEFQDKRAADEIQQSFVAEYFNTAISEDVELRIRFAEYFSQVAPDGTRDQWQSYLSVLVDNRDRVRGEIDSFEREIRALLDKEADGLDLPEQTRKAEIERRLEWLYREIGYVERGRSVVPSKAENLSGIKDFTLEDNGFPPNVRYFIWDPDSDEAVGANLGTEPTPPGSMVKLMTLYLAFEAIRDRGFTFDDEVLISSNAANEPPSKLGLRQGQSIKLRYLIRAAAIKSANDAATAIAEHIGGSEAEFVLQMNSAARRLGMTNTTFKNAHGLTEIEMLSTARDLAILMERHYYDFPEYFNLFSRLTSDAGIREVCHTGRRHLESDSRVKGIVTSYTRASGFGATMLVEQDGLVRIVVIIKARSTAERVKLSRKLTDLAFE, from the coding sequence ATGACAGACAAAGACAAAAGTGACGACGCACAGGAACACGCCACAAGGCGATACGAGGCTCGTATCGGATTGTACAAGGTCATCTTTGGCACGTTTGCAATAGGCGCTTTAGGAGTAATTGTGCCAGGTGCAATTGATTGGTGGTCATTTACTGCTGAGCAGCAACGCGTAGAATTTCAAGACAAAAGAGCCGCCGATGAGATACAACAGTCATTTGTCGCTGAATATTTCAATACCGCTATAAGCGAAGACGTCGAACTTCGAATACGTTTTGCAGAGTATTTTTCGCAGGTGGCTCCTGACGGAACTCGAGATCAATGGCAATCCTACTTGTCCGTATTGGTAGACAATCGCGACCGTGTGAGGGGAGAAATCGACTCTTTTGAACGTGAAATACGGGCCTTACTCGACAAAGAAGCTGATGGTTTAGATCTTCCGGAACAGACAAGAAAAGCGGAAATTGAGCGGCGCTTGGAGTGGCTTTATCGAGAGATTGGGTACGTTGAGCGGGGCAGAAGTGTAGTTCCCAGCAAAGCCGAAAACTTATCTGGCATCAAAGACTTTACACTAGAGGACAATGGTTTTCCACCAAACGTCAGATACTTCATTTGGGATCCGGACTCTGATGAAGCAGTTGGCGCAAATCTCGGAACAGAGCCCACGCCGCCCGGATCAATGGTCAAGTTAATGACGCTTTACTTGGCATTTGAAGCGATACGGGACCGCGGTTTCACGTTTGATGACGAAGTTCTGATAAGTTCAAACGCGGCTAACGAACCCCCCTCCAAGCTTGGCTTGCGCCAAGGACAAAGCATAAAACTCCGGTACTTGATTAGAGCGGCTGCAATTAAATCCGCCAACGATGCCGCGACAGCAATAGCGGAGCACATTGGTGGATCAGAAGCTGAATTCGTTCTTCAAATGAACTCGGCTGCTCGTCGACTGGGAATGACAAATACCACATTCAAGAACGCCCATGGTCTTACTGAAATTGAAATGCTGTCAACTGCACGGGACCTTGCAATCCTAATGGAGCGACACTACTATGACTTTCCTGAGTATTTTAATTTGTTTTCGCGCCTCACTTCAGACGCTGGCATCAGGGAAGTGTGCCATACGGGTCGCCGCCATCTCGAATCGGACAGTCGAGTAAAGGGTATAGTGACCTCTTACACTCGAGCATCTGGTTTCGGTGCAACAATGCTTGTTGAGCAGGACGGGTTAGTTCGTATTGTCGTTATCATAAAAGCGCGCTCAACAGCTGAGCGCGTTAAATTATCACGCAAACTAACTGACCTGGCGTTCGAATGA
- a CDS encoding transglutaminase family protein → MPSVTLTHTTRYRYRAAVSLGPHRLMLRPRETRDLSLTSFDLEISPEARIDWSHDVAGNAIATARFDRMTDALSVRSRAQVDMRAAVWPVFPIAAAAASYPFVYAADDWTDLRPLAMPQYADDSGRLRGWVEGFVMARPTDTLSLLKDISNGITERISYQLRETEGTQGPLETLDRGWGSCRDFAVLFAEAVRTLGFGARIVSGYLFNPSGDQVGSADTGSTHAWVELFVPGAGWISFDPTNRSVGSANLIPVAVARRIEQVAPVSGSFHGRSADILSMQVRVDVKDS, encoded by the coding sequence ATGCCGTCGGTCACCCTCACGCATACGACTCGCTATCGGTATCGAGCCGCTGTTTCGCTCGGCCCGCATAGGCTGATGCTGCGTCCGCGGGAAACCCGGGATCTCAGCCTGACGTCCTTTGACCTGGAGATCAGTCCCGAAGCGCGCATTGATTGGTCTCACGACGTGGCCGGCAACGCGATCGCGACAGCGCGGTTCGACAGAATGACGGACGCGCTTTCGGTTCGGTCGCGCGCGCAGGTGGACATGCGTGCTGCCGTCTGGCCCGTTTTCCCAATCGCGGCTGCGGCGGCTTCGTATCCTTTCGTTTATGCAGCCGACGACTGGACCGATCTGCGCCCCTTGGCCATGCCGCAGTATGCGGACGACTCCGGGCGGCTGCGCGGGTGGGTCGAGGGGTTTGTCATGGCGCGGCCGACGGACACGCTTTCGCTGCTAAAGGACATCAGCAACGGCATTACTGAAAGGATTTCCTACCAACTCCGCGAGACGGAGGGAACACAAGGGCCGCTTGAGACCCTCGACAGGGGATGGGGGTCTTGCCGCGATTTCGCCGTCCTCTTCGCTGAAGCCGTCCGTACGCTTGGCTTCGGCGCGCGGATTGTTTCGGGGTACCTTTTCAATCCGTCTGGAGATCAAGTTGGATCGGCGGATACCGGCTCCACGCACGCGTGGGTCGAATTGTTCGTTCCCGGGGCGGGCTGGATATCGTTTGACCCGACCAACAGATCGGTCGGCTCTGCCAATCTCATTCCTGTTGCTGTCGCACGCAGGATCGAACAGGTTGCCCCAGTCTCCGGCAGCTTCCACGGTAGATCCGCCGACATTTTGTCGATGCAGGTTAGGGTGGACGTGAAAGATTCCTGA
- a CDS encoding transglutaminase family protein: MRMRIGCRLRYWLTQPTPIIAMLNVHYSRFGDLERADYLVTQPSVPLESYRDGFGNWCTRMVAPSGDFTLSTDGIFRDTGRPDPTPPEAEQHAVQDLPFETLIYLLGSRYCDTDLLSEEAWRRFEATPPGWARVKAICDFVHSAVSFDYMQASATRTASETLAGRQGVCRDFAHLAIALCRSMNIPARYCAGYLSEFGQPKPHPPDDFAAWIEVFLGGRWWVFDPRNNSPRMGRILIARGRDAADVPLTQTFGPNKLMQFDVWTWDAKDDPEEAPSGSRN, translated from the coding sequence ATACGGATGCGGATCGGCTGTCGCCTTCGCTACTGGCTGACCCAGCCCACACCCATCATAGCCATGCTGAACGTGCACTATTCGCGCTTCGGCGATCTAGAGCGCGCCGACTATCTCGTGACGCAGCCCAGCGTGCCGCTGGAAAGCTATCGCGACGGGTTCGGCAACTGGTGCACGCGAATGGTGGCCCCGTCGGGGGACTTCACGCTATCCACCGACGGGATCTTCCGCGACACCGGACGGCCTGATCCGACACCCCCCGAGGCCGAGCAACACGCCGTTCAAGACCTGCCCTTCGAAACCTTGATCTATCTTCTCGGCAGTCGCTACTGCGATACCGATCTCCTGTCAGAGGAGGCCTGGCGGCGCTTCGAGGCCACACCGCCGGGCTGGGCGCGTGTAAAAGCGATCTGCGACTTCGTGCATTCAGCCGTTTCGTTCGACTACATGCAGGCGAGCGCGACCCGCACAGCGTCCGAGACGCTAGCCGGACGGCAGGGCGTCTGCCGGGACTTCGCCCATCTTGCCATCGCTCTCTGCCGCTCAATGAACATCCCGGCGCGTTACTGTGCGGGCTACCTGAGCGAATTCGGTCAACCGAAGCCCCATCCGCCTGATGATTTCGCGGCCTGGATCGAGGTCTTTCTGGGCGGCCGCTGGTGGGTCTTCGATCCACGAAACAACAGCCCGCGCATGGGGAGGATTCTGATCGCGCGTGGTCGGGACGCCGCCGACGTGCCTCTGACGCAAACCTTCGGGCCGAATAAACTGATGCAATTCGACGTCTGGACATGGGATGCCAAGGACGATCCCGAAGAGGCGCCGTCCGGTTCTCGAAACTAG
- a CDS encoding DEAD/DEAH box helicase: protein MTFNTLGLNARMVSRLDALGLTQPTPIQQQAIPQALQGRDILGIAQTGTGKTAAFAIPLVVALAKQQERPAPRSAQGLILAPTRELAGQIVQSLHGLTADLRITLVVGGKSINAQVQKLARGTDILVATPGRLIDLMDRKAVDLGKTKFLVLDEADQMLDIGFVHALRRIAPVLGKDRQTMMFSATMQKAMTELSRDYLTDPLRIEVSPPGKVADKVTHSVHFVAKEQKRALLIDLLNGHCDERALVFSRTKRGAERLMKYLDRAGFAATSIHGNKSQGQRDRAIAAFKNGSVRVLVATDVAARGIDIPDVDYVYNYDLPNVPENYVHRIGRTARAGRDGCAVAFCAADEVSELNAIEKVLGMPVEVAGGRAWQGIGDIPKPKTGRRSRSRSSSRRSERMAA, encoded by the coding sequence ATGACTTTCAACACACTCGGGCTCAATGCCCGCATGGTCTCGCGGCTCGACGCCCTGGGGCTGACTCAACCGACCCCCATCCAGCAACAGGCGATCCCGCAGGCGCTGCAAGGCCGCGACATTCTAGGCATCGCGCAGACCGGGACCGGCAAGACCGCCGCCTTCGCAATTCCGCTGGTCGTGGCGCTAGCAAAGCAACAGGAGCGGCCCGCGCCCCGATCAGCGCAGGGGCTGATCCTCGCACCGACCCGGGAACTCGCGGGCCAGATCGTCCAGAGCCTGCACGGGCTGACGGCCGATCTCCGCATCACGCTTGTCGTGGGCGGAAAGTCGATCAATGCGCAAGTCCAGAAGCTCGCCCGCGGCACGGACATTCTCGTGGCAACGCCGGGCCGGTTGATCGACCTGATGGATCGCAAGGCCGTTGATCTTGGTAAGACAAAGTTTCTTGTCCTCGACGAGGCGGATCAGATGCTCGACATCGGCTTCGTCCATGCGCTGCGCCGCATCGCGCCGGTGCTGGGCAAGGACCGGCAAACCATGATGTTTTCGGCCACGATGCAAAAGGCTATGACCGAGCTGTCCCGTGACTACCTGACCGATCCCCTCCGCATCGAGGTGTCGCCGCCGGGCAAGGTCGCCGACAAGGTCACACATAGCGTGCATTTCGTCGCCAAGGAGCAGAAGCGGGCTCTGCTCATAGACCTTCTGAACGGGCACTGCGACGAGCGCGCGCTGGTCTTTTCGCGCACGAAGCGTGGAGCCGAGCGGCTTATGAAGTACCTCGACCGGGCCGGTTTTGCGGCCACCTCGATCCACGGCAACAAGAGCCAGGGTCAGCGCGACCGGGCTATCGCCGCCTTCAAGAACGGTTCGGTGCGCGTCCTCGTCGCGACGGACGTCGCGGCACGGGGGATCGACATTCCCGACGTGGACTATGTCTACAATTACGACCTGCCGAACGTACCGGAAAACTACGTGCACCGGATCGGGCGCACCGCCCGTGCAGGGCGTGATGGATGCGCGGTCGCGTTCTGTGCCGCCGACGAAGTGTCGGAGCTCAACGCCATCGAGAAAGTACTTGGTATGCCCGTCGAAGTCGCCGGCGGCCGTGCCTGGCAAGGGATCGGAGACATTCCGAAACCGAAGACGGGGCGGCGGTCACGCTCGCGGTCTTCTTCGAGACGCTCTGAGCGGATGGCTGCGTGA
- a CDS encoding cold-shock protein codes for MANGTVKFFNSQKGFGFIETDMGGKDVFVHISAVERAGLTGLSDAQKVTFDVETGRDGRESATNLALA; via the coding sequence ATGGCTAATGGTACCGTGAAATTTTTTAATTCCCAAAAGGGCTTCGGCTTCATCGAGACGGATATGGGCGGTAAGGACGTTTTTGTCCATATCTCCGCCGTCGAACGCGCCGGATTGACCGGCCTTTCGGACGCCCAGAAAGTAACGTTCGACGTGGAAACCGGCCGTGACGGCCGAGAAAGCGCGACCAATCTCGCTCTCGCTTGA
- a CDS encoding TetR-like C-terminal domain-containing protein: MLLDVYQRQKSIVFTDTGNLEDDIVSFVTAIMAHWRDTPAGAVFRSVIAEAQSDEKSALTLKKFAEERQSETSFLIMRGLKRGEVKDEIFPKHAARWISAYLWFRLLTGDLAISEQDLRRDINVLLIGLAKS; this comes from the coding sequence TTGCTGCTCGATGTCTACCAACGGCAAAAATCCATCGTGTTTACTGACACTGGCAACCTCGAAGACGACATTGTGAGCTTCGTCACAGCGATCATGGCGCACTGGAGAGATACGCCAGCCGGTGCGGTATTTCGTTCAGTGATTGCCGAGGCACAATCTGACGAGAAATCAGCTTTGACACTAAAGAAATTTGCAGAAGAACGACAGTCTGAAACAAGCTTTCTGATCATGCGCGGCCTTAAGCGCGGAGAGGTCAAAGACGAGATTTTCCCGAAACATGCCGCCCGCTGGATCAGCGCATATCTCTGGTTCCGACTTTTGACAGGCGACCTCGCTATTTCAGAGCAAGACCTGCGCAGAGATATCAACGTTCTGCTGATAGGGCTCGCCAAAAGCTAA
- a CDS encoding FMN-dependent NADH-azoreductase produces the protein MKILHINASPRGDESQSLDIANTFLFELQKDKAVQIDQLDLFAADLPPFGTVATSAKMALFTGRDQTEEEVAAWAAVRAVFDRFANADLYVLNVPIWNNGIPYILKQFIDLVTQPGWSFGFDPEAGYSGLMTGRKAVLVHASGVWHQDIGPNFGSDFSTPFLEDWLTFIGIEDVQHLRVQPTVLNANYAATKAEAKRQSTALASAY, from the coding sequence ATGAAAATCCTACATATCAACGCATCGCCACGGGGCGATGAGAGCCAGTCACTCGACATCGCGAACACCTTCCTGTTCGAGCTTCAGAAAGATAAAGCTGTGCAGATCGACCAGCTTGACCTTTTTGCCGCCGATCTTCCGCCCTTCGGTACAGTCGCCACCAGCGCAAAGATGGCGCTGTTTACGGGTCGCGATCAAACTGAAGAAGAAGTGGCAGCGTGGGCAGCTGTTCGTGCGGTGTTCGACCGTTTCGCCAACGCCGATCTCTATGTTCTTAACGTGCCCATTTGGAACAACGGTATCCCCTACATCCTCAAACAGTTCATTGATCTTGTGACGCAGCCGGGGTGGAGCTTTGGGTTTGATCCCGAAGCTGGCTATTCCGGCTTGATGACCGGGCGAAAGGCGGTCTTGGTCCATGCGAGCGGTGTATGGCACCAAGACATCGGTCCAAACTTCGGCTCCGACTTTTCAACGCCTTTTCTTGAGGATTGGCTGACCTTCATCGGAATTGAAGATGTGCAGCACCTCCGCGTGCAGCCAACTGTCTTGAATGCAAACTACGCGGCAACAAAGGCGGAGGCAAAACGCCAATCAACTGCTCTCGCCAGCGCATACTAG
- a CDS encoding immunity 22 family protein, with protein MTTAFFGGGAIEIVLSQDGQLLHSETVDVPKNYMLTVSVELNARGLLARMLGRGPVRIVEVERRDLGSNEPEGSISPRSLLRSQFWFGTARDLETFNTLMAERDDYYSEENEDVEGTREVVGLSAFADAQGEQWYDHDFLEYGFARQGDDLESRFAGHSWVTQWAPRVRERIDPVQLQAVNIYVSMLIDDNDRFGDGMKIAEPRDIVRRDLVLRYLGEIEFEDR; from the coding sequence ATGACGACGGCTTTCTTTGGTGGAGGCGCAATTGAGATTGTCCTGTCACAAGACGGTCAATTGTTGCATTCCGAGACGGTCGACGTCCCGAAAAACTACATGCTGACAGTCTCCGTAGAGCTAAACGCAAGGGGATTGCTTGCGCGTATGCTCGGGCGAGGACCGGTGCGGATTGTCGAGGTCGAGCGCCGTGATCTTGGCTCGAATGAGCCCGAGGGTTCGATATCTCCGCGCAGCCTTTTGCGCAGTCAGTTCTGGTTTGGAACGGCGCGGGATCTTGAGACGTTCAACACCCTGATGGCTGAGCGTGACGACTATTACTCAGAAGAAAATGAGGATGTGGAAGGCACGCGCGAGGTCGTTGGCCTGTCTGCCTTTGCCGACGCGCAGGGTGAGCAGTGGTATGACCACGATTTCCTGGAGTACGGCTTCGCCAGGCAAGGCGATGACCTGGAGAGCCGCTTTGCCGGTCATTCGTGGGTTACGCAGTGGGCGCCACGCGTTCGAGAGCGCATTGATCCGGTTCAATTGCAGGCGGTCAACATCTATGTCAGCATGCTGATCGACGATAATGATCGCTTTGGCGACGGAATGAAGATCGCAGAGCCCCGCGACATCGTGAGGCGCGACTTGGTCCTGCGCTATTTGGGCGAGATCGAGTTCGAGGATCGATAG
- a CDS encoding ClpX C4-type zinc finger protein: MGPFADLDTVNVRPYLTVRINLTECCAMGNLHCSFCGKSDQEIAKLAAGPGGLHICDECVEVCQLVMNGTDAPPKAFDPTNWPTERLINALGALDATAESYKEHLARAVDALRERDVSWAKIAEPLGISRQSAWERFN; this comes from the coding sequence TTGGGCCCGTTCGCCGATCTTGACACGGTCAATGTCAGGCCTTACCTGACTGTCAGGATAAACCTGACGGAATGCTGTGCCATGGGAAACTTACATTGTTCGTTCTGCGGCAAGTCTGATCAAGAGATTGCCAAGCTGGCTGCTGGCCCAGGCGGCTTGCATATTTGCGATGAGTGCGTGGAGGTGTGCCAATTGGTCATGAACGGCACTGACGCACCTCCGAAGGCATTCGACCCAACGAACTGGCCGACGGAAAGACTGATCAACGCGTTGGGCGCGCTAGATGCAACAGCTGAATCCTATAAGGAACACCTTGCTCGGGCTGTCGATGCGCTGCGCGAGCGAGATGTCAGCTGGGCAAAGATCGCTGAACCACTGGGAATATCGCGGCAATCAGCATGGGAGCGGTTCAATTAA
- a CDS encoding DMT family transporter, which produces MSHHTASAVGPSLALLTALIFATSSIAAKIATFDLDALTIILVRSSIAVVTLFAVLLFQTSSAFRISIRDIPAITVLGVVGIVATLWFLLQALTYTTVTSIALIGATAPIVTAVSAALVFKERLPRVAYLGVVLSFGGVVLLITDGRIAALRELSFNRGDLLMFGNVVSSAVYALTIKSLSAKYASLTLTFYMTIAAIVALLLLVDFDQVRQVSSASATSIWALLYLGIVTSAIGYFLYNYTVKIVGPTVMSCTVFSAMPVFVMILAWVMLGEVITSFEVVSSVLISVGLFFVLRPNRRV; this is translated from the coding sequence ATGTCGCACCATACTGCAAGCGCAGTCGGTCCGAGCCTTGCCCTACTGACGGCACTGATCTTCGCGACGAGCAGCATCGCAGCAAAGATCGCGACCTTCGACCTCGATGCCTTGACGATCATATTGGTCCGCTCTTCGATTGCTGTCGTGACCTTGTTCGCGGTTCTGCTTTTCCAGACCAGCTCAGCGTTTCGGATCAGCATTCGGGACATCCCGGCAATCACTGTTCTCGGAGTGGTGGGTATCGTAGCCACACTTTGGTTTCTGTTGCAGGCTTTGACCTACACGACGGTTACAAGCATCGCCCTGATCGGTGCCACAGCGCCCATCGTGACCGCTGTTTCTGCCGCTTTAGTGTTCAAAGAAAGGTTGCCGCGTGTGGCATACCTCGGTGTTGTATTGTCATTTGGCGGCGTCGTCCTTTTGATCACGGACGGACGGATAGCAGCCTTGCGCGAATTGTCGTTCAACCGGGGTGATCTGCTTATGTTCGGGAATGTCGTCAGCTCGGCAGTTTACGCCCTGACGATCAAAAGCCTTAGCGCAAAATATGCGTCCCTGACCCTGACGTTTTACATGACAATTGCGGCCATTGTCGCCCTGCTGCTCCTTGTTGACTTTGATCAGGTTCGCCAGGTCTCCTCTGCCTCAGCGACAAGCATTTGGGCCTTGCTCTATCTGGGCATCGTGACATCGGCCATCGGGTATTTCCTTTACAACTACACTGTCAAAATCGTCGGTCCGACCGTCATGTCCTGCACGGTCTTCAGCGCCATGCCGGTCTTTGTCATGATACTGGCATGGGTCATGCTGGGGGAGGTCATCACGTCGTTCGAGGTGGTCAGTTCTGTATTGATTTCTGTAGGGCTGTTCTTCGTTCTGAGACCAAACAGACGGGTGTAG
- a CDS encoding GlxA family transcriptional regulator, with product MDKPRRQIDVLLFDGVTLLDVSGPTHVFGNAQRDGKQAYSLRYASSDGAPVTAACGLRLTPDIGLHDASGADYLLVPGGMGVDEALKNRPLLDYLASWRGERLISICSGSVLLAHAGILDGRPATTHWQREQFVKRHYPSVDWDIDKLYIKDGHVHTSGGVTAGIDLALFILKQDCGAAAALSAARGMLVHLSRSGDQSQFNDVLSAQFSADSQLSDLIDKVAQHPSRAWTLAEMADFAGTTPRTLTRRFNAQLGVSPTKFVEAVRVRLAADRLAAGMSVANVVRSTGFGDHQRMQRAFKRQLQSTVKDYERRVR from the coding sequence ATGGACAAACCCCGACGCCAAATAGACGTTCTTCTCTTTGACGGTGTGACATTGCTCGATGTGAGCGGCCCGACCCATGTGTTCGGCAACGCGCAGCGTGACGGCAAACAGGCTTACAGCCTGAGATACGCGTCATCAGACGGAGCGCCGGTTACGGCGGCCTGCGGCTTGAGACTTACGCCGGATATCGGTTTGCACGACGCGTCAGGCGCTGACTATCTTTTGGTACCTGGCGGCATGGGCGTGGACGAAGCGCTCAAGAACCGACCCCTCCTAGACTATCTGGCGAGCTGGCGTGGGGAGCGTTTGATCAGCATATGCTCTGGGTCGGTTTTGCTTGCCCACGCAGGCATCTTGGATGGTCGCCCCGCGACAACGCACTGGCAAAGGGAACAGTTTGTCAAACGACACTATCCTTCTGTCGATTGGGATATTGACAAGCTCTATATCAAAGACGGTCACGTTCACACGTCCGGCGGCGTGACGGCGGGTATCGATTTGGCATTGTTCATTTTGAAGCAGGATTGCGGTGCCGCAGCCGCTTTGTCTGCCGCGCGAGGTATGCTGGTTCACTTGTCGCGGTCTGGCGATCAAAGCCAATTCAATGATGTGTTGTCCGCCCAGTTCTCAGCCGATAGCCAGCTGTCTGACCTAATTGATAAAGTCGCGCAGCACCCATCCCGTGCGTGGACGCTTGCTGAAATGGCAGATTTTGCCGGCACAACGCCAAGGACGCTAACCAGGCGCTTTAATGCGCAACTGGGTGTATCTCCAACCAAGTTCGTCGAGGCAGTTCGTGTCCGTTTGGCAGCGGATCGTTTGGCGGCAGGCATGTCTGTCGCGAATGTTGTTCGAAGTACCGGATTTGGAGACCATCAACGTATGCAGCGCGCCTTCAAACGACAGCTACAATCAACTGTCAAAGACTATGAGAGGCGCGTTCGATAG